A single Lactuca sativa cultivar Salinas chromosome 8, Lsat_Salinas_v11, whole genome shotgun sequence DNA region contains:
- the LOC111914961 gene encoding uncharacterized protein LOC111914961, with protein MKVNDLFDAVSRLLNIIRSSYKQRGNLGIKQANTVMEALVEGELESGTGLNQEVGIKRPSDTRWGSHFSSLLNIKNIYSSICEVNNLHHYHVDVFKVVIDMQIQELNHSFREANTKLLLCIACLCPRESFKVFDLDKLMEMTTLYREEFRTKYDLQVLEVELKNYIKDVQEDERFNQLKSIGELAKKMIKEKSI; from the exons ATGAAGGTTAATGATTTATTTGATGCGGTTTCTCGGCTATTAAACATTATTAGATCTTCCTACAAGCAACGAGGTAATTTAGGAATAAAACAAGCAAATACAGTTATGGAAGCCTTGGTTGAAG GTGAGCTTGAGAGTGGTACCGGTTTGAACCAAGAAGTGGGTATCAAACGACCATCGGATACTCGATGGGGTTCTCATTTTTCATCTCTATTGAATATCAAGAACATATATTCTTCCATTTGTGAA GTTAACAACTTGCACCATTATCATGTTGATGTATTTAAGGTGGTGATTGATATGCAAATTCAAGAGCTTAACCATAGCTTTAGAGAAGCCAATACGAAATTACTTCTTTGCATAGCTTGTTTGTGCCCGCGTGAGTCTTTTAAAGTCTTTGATTTGGATAAACTAATGGAAATGACTACACTTTATAGGGAAGAATTTCGAACAAAATATGACCTTCAAGTTCTTGAAGTTGAACTTAAAAATTACATTAAGGATGTGCAAGAAGATGAACGATTTAATCAACTGAAGAGCATTGGAGAACTTGCCAAAAAGATGATTAAAGAAAAAAGCATATAA